From Myxocyprinus asiaticus isolate MX2 ecotype Aquarium Trade chromosome 49, UBuf_Myxa_2, whole genome shotgun sequence, a single genomic window includes:
- the LOC127438177 gene encoding U6 snRNA-associated Sm-like protein LSm7, producing MADKEKKKKESIFDLSKYIDKHIRVKFQGGREASGVLKGFDPLLNLVLDGTIEYMRDPDDQYKLTEDTRQLGLVVCRGTSVVLICPQDGMEAIPNPFIQQQDG from the exons ATGGCG GATAAAGAgaagaaaaagaaggaaagtaTATTTGATTTGTCGAAATACATCGACAAACATATCAGAGTAAAGTTCCAAGGAGGTCGTGAAG CTAGTGGTGTTTTAAAAGGCTTTGACCCACTGTTAAATCTTGTGTTGGATGGCACCATTGAATACATGCGAG ACCCTGATGACCAGTATAAGTTGACAGAAGACACCAGGCAGCTTGGTCTGGTTGTGTGTCGAGGGACGTCTGTTGTGCTTATCTGTCCACAGGATGGGATGGAAGCCATTCCAAACCCATTCATTCAACAGCAGGATGGATAA